One genomic segment of Luteimonas galliterrae includes these proteins:
- the cysD gene encoding sulfate adenylyltransferase subunit CysD, whose translation MTPSTLSHLDRLEAESLHILREVVAELRNPVMLYSVGKDSSVLFHLLLKAFHPARPPIPLLHVDTGWKFREMIAFRDLRAAQTGLELRTYTNLDGVAQGVGPITHGAAVHTDLMKTQALKQALDKWRFDAAIAGARRDEEKSRAKERIFSFRNDRHRWDPKNQRPELWNLYNTRVRKGESVRVFPLSNWTELDVWLYIYREKIPVPSLYFAAERPVVERDGALILVDDERLPLAKGERPALRKVRFRTLGCYPLTGAIESEADTLEKVIAEMLVATTSERQGRVIDHDPTASMEKKKQEGYF comes from the coding sequence GTGACCCCTTCCACGCTTTCCCACCTCGACCGGCTGGAAGCCGAAAGCCTCCACATCCTGCGTGAGGTCGTGGCCGAATTGCGCAATCCGGTGATGCTGTATTCGGTCGGCAAGGACAGCTCGGTACTGTTCCACCTGCTGCTGAAGGCCTTCCATCCGGCCCGGCCGCCGATCCCGCTGCTGCACGTGGACACCGGCTGGAAATTCCGCGAAATGATCGCTTTCCGCGACCTGCGCGCGGCGCAGACCGGCCTGGAACTGCGCACGTACACCAATCTCGACGGCGTGGCCCAGGGCGTGGGACCGATCACCCACGGCGCCGCCGTCCACACAGATCTGATGAAGACGCAGGCGTTGAAGCAGGCGCTGGACAAATGGCGTTTCGACGCGGCCATCGCCGGCGCGCGCCGCGACGAGGAAAAGTCGCGCGCCAAGGAACGCATCTTCTCCTTCCGCAACGACAGGCACCGCTGGGATCCGAAGAACCAGCGCCCGGAATTGTGGAACCTGTACAACACCCGCGTGCGCAAAGGCGAATCGGTGCGCGTATTTCCGCTCTCCAATTGGACCGAACTCGATGTCTGGCTGTACATCTACCGCGAGAAGATACCGGTGCCTTCGTTGTACTTCGCGGCCGAGCGGCCGGTGGTGGAGCGCGACGGCGCGCTGATCCTGGTCGACGACGAGCGCCTGCCCTTGGCCAAAGGCGAGCGCCCGGCGCTCAGGAAGGTGCGCTTCCGCACGCTCGGCTGCTATCCGCTGACCGGCGCGATCGAATCCGAAGCCGATACGCTGGAGAAGGTCATCGCCGAGATGCTGGTCGCCACCACATCGGAACGGCAGGGCCGGGTGATCGACCACGACCCGACGGCCTCGATGGAGAAGAAAAAGCAGGAGGGCTACTTCTGA
- a CDS encoding glycosyltransferase: MKPEGGSNAIALIGPMPPHRGGIAQYGLRLHQALRNRLDATTFAFKRQYPAWLYPGESDIDPGSERILDGNVRYIIDSLNPLTWFRAAEEIAALRPTAAVMQWWTVFWWPAFALIAIRLRGKGIPVILLCHNVVDHETSSWKEWLSTSILSLASGFIVHSNEHRDLLAARFVGRPIMQAAIPAYADHPQPSRKLAKRGRLDLLFFGFLRPYKGLDVLLDALELLDDREIYLTVAGEAWEDCAATVERMRKAAKDNLELHLEFVPADLAAALFDRADAVVLPYERASGSAVVALAYNFDKPVIASRVGGLLDAVVEGETGFFFSPGNPRELADILSALDRPRLQELAHGVASYRSSHGWDRFAEAVDDLAGQVGGDKNARSRP; encoded by the coding sequence ATGAAGCCCGAGGGCGGCAGCAACGCCATTGCGCTGATCGGCCCGATGCCGCCGCATCGCGGCGGCATCGCTCAATACGGTCTGCGCTTGCACCAAGCGCTGCGGAACCGGCTCGATGCAACTACCTTCGCGTTCAAAAGGCAGTATCCCGCGTGGTTGTATCCGGGCGAGTCGGACATCGATCCGGGCTCGGAACGCATCCTTGACGGCAACGTCCGCTACATCATCGATTCGCTCAATCCGCTGACTTGGTTCCGGGCTGCCGAAGAGATAGCTGCGTTGCGCCCCACCGCGGCAGTGATGCAGTGGTGGACGGTATTCTGGTGGCCGGCGTTCGCGCTTATCGCGATTCGGCTGCGTGGCAAGGGAATTCCGGTGATCCTGCTCTGCCACAACGTCGTCGACCACGAGACGTCTTCGTGGAAGGAATGGCTTTCCACAAGCATCCTCTCGCTCGCAAGCGGCTTTATCGTGCATTCCAACGAGCATCGCGATCTGCTGGCGGCGCGCTTCGTCGGGCGGCCGATCATGCAAGCCGCGATTCCCGCCTACGCCGACCATCCGCAGCCGTCTCGCAAGCTGGCCAAGCGCGGAAGGCTGGATCTGCTCTTCTTCGGCTTTTTACGGCCGTACAAAGGCTTGGACGTGCTGCTGGACGCACTGGAACTTCTAGACGACCGCGAGATCTACCTGACCGTGGCCGGCGAAGCGTGGGAGGACTGCGCGGCGACCGTCGAACGCATGCGCAAGGCGGCCAAGGACAATCTCGAACTGCACCTAGAGTTCGTCCCGGCCGATCTCGCCGCAGCCTTGTTCGATCGCGCCGACGCGGTGGTGTTGCCCTACGAAAGAGCGTCAGGAAGCGCGGTCGTGGCGCTGGCCTACAACTTCGACAAGCCCGTCATCGCCAGCCGCGTCGGAGGCTTGCTGGATGCGGTCGTCGAGGGCGAGACCGGCTTCTTCTTTTCGCCGGGGAATCCGCGCGAACTGGCCGATATCTTGTCCGCTCTGGATCGCCCACGCCTGCAGGAACTCGCGCACGGCGTGGCGAGCTATCGAAGCAGCCACGGCTGGGATCGGTTCGCCGAGGCCGTGGACGATTTGGCCGGCCAAGTAGGCGGCGACAAGAATGCCCGGAGTAGGCCATGA
- a CDS encoding electron transfer flavoprotein subunit alpha/FixB family protein yields MSKVLIVAEHLGGKLNASTAKCVSAAQALKPEAIDIVVLAADPSGVAAEAAQIAGVAKVLAVANAANADAIAQIQAPQIAKLAAGYSHVFGPSTTFGKDLMPCVAALLGVAQVSDVMAVEGSHTFKRPIYAGNAIVTVEAPADHAVVATVRTASWPEAAKGGSAAVEAASVDAALPTHTRYVGLAAGKSDRPDLQSAKRVVSGGRGVGSADNFKIIYDFADKLGAAVGASRAAVDAGYVPNELQVGQTGKIIAPDLYIAIGISGAIQHLTGIKDAGTIVAINKDADAPIFEIADIGLVGDLFKLLPELQQAL; encoded by the coding sequence ATGAGCAAGGTACTGATCGTCGCCGAACACCTGGGCGGCAAGCTCAACGCCTCCACCGCCAAGTGCGTGTCGGCGGCCCAGGCGCTGAAGCCCGAAGCCATCGACATCGTCGTGCTGGCTGCCGATCCATCCGGCGTCGCGGCCGAAGCCGCGCAGATCGCCGGCGTCGCCAAGGTGCTAGCCGTCGCCAACGCCGCGAACGCCGATGCGATCGCGCAGATCCAGGCACCGCAAATCGCCAAGCTCGCCGCCGGTTACAGCCACGTCTTCGGCCCCAGCACCACGTTCGGCAAAGACTTGATGCCCTGTGTCGCCGCCCTGCTCGGCGTGGCGCAGGTATCCGACGTGATGGCGGTGGAAGGCAGTCACACCTTCAAGCGGCCGATCTACGCCGGCAACGCCATCGTCACGGTCGAAGCGCCGGCCGACCACGCCGTGGTCGCCACCGTGCGCACCGCCTCCTGGCCGGAAGCGGCCAAGGGCGGCAGCGCCGCGGTCGAAGCGGCATCGGTCGACGCCGCATTGCCTACGCATACCCGCTATGTCGGTCTCGCCGCAGGCAAGTCCGACCGCCCCGATCTGCAGAGCGCCAAGCGCGTGGTGTCCGGCGGCCGCGGCGTCGGCTCGGCGGACAACTTCAAGATCATCTACGACTTCGCCGACAAGCTCGGCGCCGCCGTCGGCGCCTCGCGCGCGGCCGTCGACGCCGGCTACGTGCCCAACGAGCTGCAGGTCGGCCAGACCGGCAAGATCATCGCGCCCGATCTGTACATCGCCATCGGCATCAGCGGCGCCATCCAGCACCTGACCGGCATCAAGGACGCCGGTACCATCGTCGCGATCAACAAGGATGCGGACGCGCCGATCTTCGAGATTGCCGATATCGGGCTGGTGGGGGATCTTTTCAAACTGTTGCCAGAGCTGCAGCAGGCTCTATGA
- a CDS encoding electron transfer flavoprotein subunit beta/FixA family protein → MKILVGYKRVVDFNVRIQVKPDGSGVVTDGVKLSANPFDDIALEEALRLRDKGIATEVVVATIAPADAQAHLRNGLAMGANRAIHVVSDQPIQPLTAARTLLKLIEKEQPDIVILGKQAIDDDANQTGQMLATLWGRPQATFASKLEVADGKATVTREVDAGLETLEVDLPAVVTTDLRLNEPRFIKLPDIMKAKSKPLETIAFADLGVDTGDTLKTTHYAPPPKRSKGVMVKDAAELVAALKQKGLL, encoded by the coding sequence ATGAAGATTCTCGTCGGCTACAAGCGCGTGGTGGACTTCAATGTCCGCATCCAGGTCAAGCCGGACGGTTCCGGCGTGGTCACCGACGGCGTCAAGCTGTCGGCCAACCCTTTCGACGACATTGCCCTGGAAGAAGCCCTGCGTCTGCGCGACAAGGGCATCGCCACCGAAGTCGTGGTCGCCACGATCGCCCCGGCCGACGCCCAGGCCCATCTGCGCAACGGCTTGGCGATGGGCGCCAACCGCGCCATCCACGTGGTATCCGACCAGCCCATCCAGCCGCTGACCGCGGCCCGCACCCTGCTCAAGCTGATCGAGAAGGAACAGCCGGACATCGTCATCCTGGGCAAGCAGGCGATCGACGACGACGCCAACCAGACCGGGCAGATGCTGGCCACGCTGTGGGGCCGTCCGCAGGCCACTTTCGCTTCCAAGCTTGAGGTGGCGGACGGCAAGGCCACGGTGACCCGCGAGGTCGACGCCGGACTGGAAACGCTGGAAGTCGACCTGCCGGCCGTCGTCACCACCGATTTACGTCTTAATGAGCCCCGCTTCATCAAGCTGCCCGACATCATGAAGGCCAAGAGCAAGCCGCTGGAAACGATCGCCTTCGCCGATCTCGGCGTGGATACCGGCGACACCCTCAAGACCACCCATTACGCGCCCCCGCCCAAGCGCAGCAAGGGCGTGATGGTGAAGGACGCGGCCGAACTGGTCGCCGCACTCAAGCAGAAGGGGTTGCTGTAA